The following proteins are co-located in the Microcebus murinus isolate Inina chromosome 21, M.murinus_Inina_mat1.0, whole genome shotgun sequence genome:
- the FABP6 gene encoding gastrotropin produces MAFNGKFEMESEKNYDEFMKRLGLSSDVIEKARNFKTITEVQQDGQNFTWSQHYSGGHIMTNKFTIGKECDLQTIGGKKVKVTVEMEGSKVVANFPNYRQTSEIVGDKLVETSTVGDVTYERVSKRLA; encoded by the exons ATGGCCTTCAACGGCAAGTTTGAGATGGAGAGCGAGAAGAATTATGACGAGTTCATGAAGCGCCTGG GTCTCTCCAGCGACGTGATCGAAAAGGCCCGCAACTTCAAGACCATCACGGAGGTGCAGCAGGACGGGCAGAACTTCACCTGGTCCCAGCACTACTCCGGGGGCCACATCATGACCAACAAGTTCACCATCGGCAAGGAATGCGACTTACAGACCATAGGTGGCAAGAAGGTCAAG GTCACCGTGGAGATGGAGGGCTCGAAGGTGGTGGCGAACTTCCCCAACTACCGCCAGACCTCGGAGATTGTGGGTGACAAGCTGGTGGAG ACCTCCACCGTCGGAGACGTGACCTACGAGCGCGTGAGCAAGAGGCTGGCTTAG